GGTGGGTGTCTCGTCCGACGAGATCATCGCTGGCAGCATTCTATCCGGCGAACGTGGTCTGCTTGCGGAAGTGAGCTTGCAGGTAAACGAAGCGGTCTTGGGATTTCAGGTTGGCGGCAAGCAATTCCTCTACAAGGAGTTGAGGGCGAAAGACCCAAAGATGACCAAGAAGCAGCGCGAATTTGGAACGACTGGAGTGGTAATCCAAATCAAGGATGAATGGTTCTCAGGCAGTGGTCAGCAAAGGATTGTGCGACAGGCTGTAGCAGATGCGCTTCGCCAAATGATCCTGCGAGAGAAGAGCATCGCGCCAACTGACATAGATGAGGCGCATTCTCACATATCCTACTACCAAGCAGGTGTGCCGAAGCGCGCAACGGATACCATAGTCGTCTATGACAGCATTTACGGCGGCTTGCGTCTCACAGAGCCGTTGTTCCAAGATTTTGATGACTTCTTGGAGAAGCTGCAAAAGGCGGCTGCGATGGCCGGTGGAGACGCGCTGGTGTCCGGCGAGATCATCGAGAAGCTGGTGGACTGGTATGAGAGTCTACAGGAGGGAACCCTCCCTTCACCCCAACAGCTCGCGCCCCCTAACGGTGAATTGGTGGTCTACGAGCCTGGCAGCGTCGTAAGTGTCCGAATGAACGGGACCTTGGTCGAGAGAGAACTCCTCGGCCTCCGGTTTATCGACATGGGCGGCTCCAGCATGTTGGTCTACAAATACAAGAACTCAGATGAAGGCGACTCTTGGGTCCCGCATGATCAAGTTGAGCCAACCGGGCAGGATTGGAAGCAAGTCTTCTGGAATCCGCAGACCGAGACATTCACCGATCCCGAAGAAGATGAGGGAAGTTTCTAAGTTGCTCTCAAGCCTTCATCTGAGTTGGAGATCGATCGATGCCGAACGATCTTGAGCGAGCCATCCTAGAGCTGCTGGAGGGTCGGGATGGGCTGTTGGCCCGCGAAATCGGCGATGCGCTTGGGAAAGATAAGCGTGACATCAATTCGGCTCTTTACGGATCACTCAAAGGACACGTTGTCCAGGATCGACGCTATCGCTGGACGCTTGCGAAGACAGGAGCCTCGCCAGGTCGAGGCAACGATGTCGAAGCAGAAGCCTTTGCCGATACCGATCTATCGAGGCTGTGCCGCTATTACCTCGCGTGCATCGGCTTTGATGAGACAGGCGTGTCTGTTTTCGCGAGCAGCAATTCTGGTCACCTGGACTACACCGAGCTGGAGGACCTGCCGCTTTCCTCTGACGCGTTCGATGACAATCCCGCGGTCAATCGCCTGCTGGGCATGGTCCGAAGGGAGCGAGGGAACAAAGCTCTCTATCTCGGTTACCCGAGCCTACTGAGAAGCCATCGTGCCCGAAGCGGGTGGCAGGGCTATTTTGTCGAGCCGGTCCTCCTCTTCCCGATTGAACAAGAAGAAGGAAGTGGTCGCCCGATCCTCGACCTTTCATTCCCGATCATAAACCAGGCCGCATTCCGCAATCTGACGAATGCTGACCGCGACAGCTTGATGACTGAACTCACTCAACTCGAAGACGAACTCGGCATTTCGGGTGACGGTGATGCGGTCGAGATTGACGATCTCGCCATGCGGCTTTCAGCAATCAGGCCGGAATGGCCCTGGCGTGAAGACATCGAACCGACGGGCCTCGCCACCGATCCTTCGCTGGCCAGCTTAACTGAAGGCGGCATCTACAATCGCGCGGTTCTGCTTATGGCAGATCGATCGCCGTTCACCGCCGGTCTGGAGAGTGAACTCAAGATGCTCGCTGGTCTGCAGGAGTCTTCTTTCGGGCAGACTGCTCTGGGTCAGTGGATCAGTGGCCAAACAAGCGCTGATCAGTGTCCCACGTTTGAAGGTCAACTCATCGAGTTGCTTCCCATGAATCTGGAGCAGCGCGAGGCCGTCCGTTCCGCCCTGTCGAGACCACTCACCGTGATCACTGGGCCACCGGGCACTGGCAAATCACAGGTCGTGACCAATATCCTTGCTAATGCGGCTTGGCATGGAAAGCGGGTTCTCTTTGCATCGAAGAACAACCAGGCTGTCGATGTTGTAGAGACACGGATCAATGCCCTCGGCCCGCGACCAATCCTATTGCGGGTCGGCTCGCAGAAATATCAGACCAAGCTTGCGGAGTTCCTCCTGTCGCTCATGGCGGCGACCATAGGCCGAAATGACAAGGAATCCTTTGAAGAGGAGAAGAGCAGGCTGGATGCGGTAATGGCGCGCCTGGATGCCCTGGATGCAAAGGCTGAGGCGGTCATCGAGGTCCGCAACACTGTTGATGAGCTTGAGAGAAAGGCTGAGGCCGCGCGCGAGGCACTCGGAGTGAGCATCTTCGCCAAGGCCGCAGAGATTGATACGTTCCAACCGCGCGCGACGCTGACGAAATTGCAGGAGTTGGTTGGTCGCGCCGATCGTGCATCCCAAAGCTCAATTGTTAGGCTGCTTTGGTTCCTTTTTCGGTCGGGCAGACTCAAGCAGGTGAACGAGCTTGCGCTGGAAGCCAGCGGGCTAACATCTCGACTGGAATTGTCGACGCTGCCCGTTTCGATCGACGAAGGCAGACTCGAAGATGTCGCGTCATTCTGCAACACGGGATTGCTGAAACTTGGCCATATCGACGAGGCAGCCCGCTACTTTGCATCGTTGAAGAAGCTTCAGGAACAACCACGCCTGGAGCAGCTTGGGGCGGATCGCAAGGTTCAGCTAGAGACCCTCGCAAAGGTCTCGGCATCGCTTTGGAAAATCTGGCTGCGACTACAGCCCGCTCGGTTGTCTGCCCAGGACCGCTCGATGCTGAGCCGGTATAACTCGCTACTGCAAATGGTAATCGACGCTGGCCCCGAGGGTGGTTTGGCCCGCCAGGTTGCTGGTCAATACAAGGGGCTTCATCTGAAGGTTTCGCACCTTCTGCCGTGCTGGGCAGTAACCTCGCTCTCGGCAAAGGGGCGTCTGCCTTTCGAACCAGGCTATTTCGATCTCGTTGTGATCGACGAAGCAAGTCAGTGCGACATCGCTTCCGCTCTCCCACTTCTTTATCGTGCCAAGGCAGCGGTTATCATTGGCGACCCAATGCAGCTTGCGCACATCAGTTCGTTGCCCAGAGGGCAGGATCAGAAACTGCTGGAACGATACGAGCTGGTCGAGGGCTATCCTCAGTGGGCTTACAGCTTCAATTCGCTGTTTTCGCTGGCCGCAGGGCAGGTGGCTGGTGACGAGATTGTCGCGCTCCTCGATCATCATCGCTCGCATTCAGACATCATCAGCTTTTCGAACGATCAATTCTATGAGGAGCGGCTTAGAGTTGCGACAAACTATGACAGCCTGAATTTTCCTCGGCGTGGGGAGCCTGGTGTGCGCTGGGTGGATACGCCGGGCAAGGCGATCAGGCCTTCTTCAGGAGGGGCCATCAATAGCGATGAAGTGAGCGGGATAATCAGGGAACTTCGGAAGCTCGCCATCGAGCAAGATTATCGCGGCACTATCGGCGTGGTTAGTCCGTTTCGCGCTCAAATCAACGCCATCAAGGAAGCAGTCGCAAGGGATCGCGAGTTAGATCATCGGCTTGGTCGAAGCGCATTCTTGGCTGACACGGTTCACAAGTTTCAGGGCGACGAGCGAGACGTAATGTTCTTCTCTCCGGTAGTGTCCAGAGACTCGCCACGTAGTGCGATCGGCTTCCTTAATTCCAACGGCAACCTGTTTAACGTCGCGATCACCCGCGCTCGCGCACAACTGATCGTGGTCGGAGACCTATCTGCGTGCCTGGATTGTGAGATCGACTACCTTGAGAACTTTGCAAAATATTCTGTCGAACTGAGCGCCACTGAAGCGCGGAACGTGGAAGACGCCATTGTATCGGCAGGGGCCGACTATCCCAGTGTTGCGAACCCCGATCAGGTTTCAGACTGGGAGAAGATTCTGTATCGCGCACTGTATGCAGCTGGCATCGCGTCAATTCCGCAATACCAAGTGGAGAAGTTCGCTTTGGACCTATTGGTCACCGACGGGCGGCGGAAGTTGGACGTAGAAGTCGATGGCGAGCGCTATCACAAGAATTGGACCGGCGAACTTTGCAGGAGAGACCAGCTTCGAAACCACCGGCTATTTGAGCTGGGCTTCGATGTGATGCGCTTCTGGGTCTATGAAATCCGAGATGACTTGCCGGGATGCGTTGAGAAGGTCCGGTCTTGGATGGACGGCAGATAGGGCAGCGCTAGATTCGAAGTTGCTTCTTTCATGGGCCTGTCTCGCTGGAAGAGGATTGAACTACGTGTTCCAGCTTCGACAAGTCGGGTGATGGGTTATGGGCGGTTTTGGATCAGGCAGAAGCGGGGGGAAGCCGCTATCGCACGAGGCTCTCAGAATCGATTTCGGCTGGATGCTTCGGGTAGGGAAGGCCGTCCCAGGCAAATTGATGATTGGTTCACTAAGCTGGACATGTCGCGGCGAGGAAAGCGGCAGGATCGGCTATGAGTGCGACATGTGCGACGCCGACGATGCCTCGCTGACCCTCCGATTTCAGACAACCAACCGCCATACCGGCCAGAAGCAAAATCATGTGCAACATGTCCCGCTCACCTACACCTGCCCCAACTTTGGTGGAAAGCGTTGGTGGATGCTTTGTCCTCACAATGGCGAGAGGGTCGGAAAGCTCTTCTGCCCGGCAGGGGCAAAGAAGTTTGCCAGTCGAACGGCATGGGGCATCGCATACCATTCGCAGCGAATCTCACGCGACGACAAGCCGTTCGAAGAACTCTTTAGGCTGCAAGAACAACTTGGCTGTGAACCGGGATGGGAGAGACCCATCCGCCGCCCAAAGGGGATGTGGCGGCGGACATATGCAGCATTTGAGCTGCGCTACTGGGAACTCGACGCGCGATGTGGAGAGATAATGAATCGCAAAATGGCCGCGATAGGCTGGGCCTGATACTAGCTGATGTTCCTCCAAGGCGACTCTCGTGGGGGCATTTTTGGGGGCATAGTTTTGGCCGTCTGATAAAAATATTCGTATAATTAGAATGATGATCAACAGATGCGATGCCTCTTCTGGCACCATTTCTCTCGTAAAGCGTTGAATTTCCGCCTTTTCGGTGGATCCAGTTCGAGCACGGCTCGAGTTGTTCACAGACCTGTTCACACGACCGTTCACAGCGGCTTGTGCGGGGGTGAGGCAATCCGGGTGTGTCCTGCGTGCAGCATCGAGCCGGGCCGCTGAATGGAGCTTTGCACGCATGGCGCCC
This sequence is a window from Alteriqipengyuania flavescens. Protein-coding genes within it:
- a CDS encoding AAA domain-containing protein; the encoded protein is MPNDLERAILELLEGRDGLLAREIGDALGKDKRDINSALYGSLKGHVVQDRRYRWTLAKTGASPGRGNDVEAEAFADTDLSRLCRYYLACIGFDETGVSVFASSNSGHLDYTELEDLPLSSDAFDDNPAVNRLLGMVRRERGNKALYLGYPSLLRSHRARSGWQGYFVEPVLLFPIEQEEGSGRPILDLSFPIINQAAFRNLTNADRDSLMTELTQLEDELGISGDGDAVEIDDLAMRLSAIRPEWPWREDIEPTGLATDPSLASLTEGGIYNRAVLLMADRSPFTAGLESELKMLAGLQESSFGQTALGQWISGQTSADQCPTFEGQLIELLPMNLEQREAVRSALSRPLTVITGPPGTGKSQVVTNILANAAWHGKRVLFASKNNQAVDVVETRINALGPRPILLRVGSQKYQTKLAEFLLSLMAATIGRNDKESFEEEKSRLDAVMARLDALDAKAEAVIEVRNTVDELERKAEAAREALGVSIFAKAAEIDTFQPRATLTKLQELVGRADRASQSSIVRLLWFLFRSGRLKQVNELALEASGLTSRLELSTLPVSIDEGRLEDVASFCNTGLLKLGHIDEAARYFASLKKLQEQPRLEQLGADRKVQLETLAKVSASLWKIWLRLQPARLSAQDRSMLSRYNSLLQMVIDAGPEGGLARQVAGQYKGLHLKVSHLLPCWAVTSLSAKGRLPFEPGYFDLVVIDEASQCDIASALPLLYRAKAAVIIGDPMQLAHISSLPRGQDQKLLERYELVEGYPQWAYSFNSLFSLAAGQVAGDEIVALLDHHRSHSDIISFSNDQFYEERLRVATNYDSLNFPRRGEPGVRWVDTPGKAIRPSSGGAINSDEVSGIIRELRKLAIEQDYRGTIGVVSPFRAQINAIKEAVARDRELDHRLGRSAFLADTVHKFQGDERDVMFFSPVVSRDSPRSAIGFLNSNGNLFNVAITRARAQLIVVGDLSACLDCEIDYLENFAKYSVELSATEARNVEDAIVSAGADYPSVANPDQVSDWEKILYRALYAAGIASIPQYQVEKFALDLLVTDGRRKLDVEVDGERYHKNWTGELCRRDQLRNHRLFELGFDVMRFWVYEIRDDLPGCVEKVRSWMDGR